Proteins encoded in a region of the Gulosibacter sediminis genome:
- a CDS encoding IS30 family transposase, whose protein sequence is MYRLADRVRAIERVLDGTPVRSRQLWPGVGVRTLFRWLRWAGVRMQRGRPSDTRSSVVFPDPIDPASSPGTGHGRRLQLGDRILIQLGLEQDLSQAQIAELIGFSRATVSREISRYQLVLTTGAGQETQYSAKLAQYRADHARARPKPRKLDHDPRLRRVVVGFLNKQVSPPQISARLPVEYPRDAAMRVSHETIYQALYVQGAGSLRHELKVEHALRSKRTGRKPQSRLPARNQRPWLDGYRLADRDEQLAAAHAGRAVPGHWEGDLVVGPNNSGIVTLMERASRLCLLGRLPGVRDSATVIEVLTGMVEQLPDAVLASLTWDQGTEMAQHRQFTVATGCPVFFCDPHSPWQRPSNENLNGQLRWDFPKGTDFNRVTDRELRLVQDQLNSRPRVVLQGYTPAERLQQLIDGVALTT, encoded by the coding sequence ATGTATCGGCTTGCGGATCGGGTTCGGGCGATTGAACGGGTGTTAGACGGCACTCCGGTACGGTCGCGCCAGTTGTGGCCAGGGGTGGGCGTGCGAACGTTGTTCCGATGGCTTCGATGGGCAGGAGTACGGATGCAACGAGGGCGACCCAGTGACACCCGCTCGAGTGTGGTGTTTCCCGACCCGATCGATCCGGCGTCCTCGCCGGGCACGGGACACGGCCGGCGGCTGCAACTTGGGGACCGGATACTGATCCAGCTCGGGCTGGAACAGGACCTGTCCCAGGCACAGATCGCGGAATTGATCGGGTTCTCTCGTGCGACGGTGTCGCGAGAAATCTCGCGCTACCAGCTCGTGTTGACCACGGGCGCGGGGCAAGAAACGCAGTACAGCGCCAAACTCGCGCAGTACCGTGCAGACCATGCACGCGCTCGTCCGAAACCCCGAAAACTTGACCACGACCCGCGGTTACGGCGGGTCGTGGTCGGGTTCCTCAACAAGCAGGTGTCCCCGCCACAGATCTCGGCCCGGCTCCCGGTCGAGTACCCGCGGGATGCGGCGATGAGGGTCAGTCACGAAACGATCTACCAAGCCTTGTACGTCCAAGGTGCGGGGTCGTTACGGCACGAGTTGAAGGTCGAACACGCGTTGCGGTCGAAACGTACCGGCCGCAAGCCCCAGTCGAGACTCCCGGCCCGGAATCAACGGCCGTGGTTGGACGGGTACCGACTCGCGGACCGTGATGAGCAACTCGCGGCCGCGCATGCGGGGCGTGCGGTGCCCGGGCATTGGGAGGGTGATCTCGTGGTTGGCCCGAACAATTCCGGGATTGTCACGTTGATGGAACGCGCGAGTCGGTTGTGTCTGCTCGGGCGTCTTCCCGGGGTTCGGGACTCCGCGACCGTGATCGAGGTCCTCACGGGCATGGTCGAGCAACTGCCGGATGCGGTGTTGGCATCGTTGACGTGGGATCAGGGCACGGAGATGGCGCAGCATCGTCAGTTCACGGTCGCGACAGGGTGTCCGGTGTTTTTCTGTGATCCGCACTCGCCGTGGCAGCGGCCGAGTAATGAGAACTTGAACGGGCAGTTGCGGTGGGACTTTCCCAAGGGCACGGATTTCAACCGGGTCACGGACCGGGAGTTGCGGCTGGTGCAAGACCAACTCAACTCCCGGCCTCGTGTCGTGTTGCAGGGCTACACGCCGGCTGAAAGACTTCAGCAACTCATCGATGGAGTTGCACTGACCACCTGA
- the rplK gene encoding 50S ribosomal protein L11, with the protein MAPKKKVSGLIKLQIQAGAANPAPPVGPALGQHGVNIMEFCKAYNAATEQQRGNIVPVEITVYEDRSFTFVLKTPPAAELIKKAAGVKKGSGVPHTNKVGKMTMDQAREIAETKKADLNANDIEAGAKIIAGTARSMGIEVTGN; encoded by the coding sequence ATGGCACCGAAGAAGAAGGTTTCGGGTCTGATCAAGCTTCAGATCCAGGCTGGCGCCGCGAACCCTGCTCCGCCGGTTGGTCCGGCCCTGGGTCAGCACGGCGTCAACATCATGGAGTTCTGCAAGGCGTACAACGCGGCGACCGAGCAGCAGCGCGGCAACATTGTGCCCGTTGAGATCACCGTGTACGAAGACCGTTCGTTCACCTTCGTGCTCAAGACGCCCCCGGCGGCTGAGCTCATCAAGAAGGCTGCGGGCGTGAAGAAGGGCTCGGGTGTGCCCCACACGAACAAGGTCGGCAAGATGACCATGGACCAGGCGCGCGAAATCGCCGAGACCAAGAAGGCCGACCTCAACGCGAACGACATCGAAGCTGGCGCGAAGATCATCGCCGGCACCGCCCGCTCCATGGGCATCGAGGTCACGGGCAACTAG
- a CDS encoding MFS transporter, producing the protein MSNTSDIDQLAVTSPAERRRVLAATIVGTTVEWYDFFIYAFAASLIFNTQFFGPMGEAMGPAGPTLISMASIGLSFLFRPLGAFLAGHFGDKYGRKPVLIATLVLMGAATALIGLLPTGDLAAISAIGLLLLRVLQGISAGGEWGGAALMAVETAADGGRNRAGAWPQLGVPFGMLLATGMLTVLQMTLGQEGFVNGGWRIAFLFSVVLILVGYVVRRAVEESPVFRQISKMAKSQSAPIAVVFRKYWLIVILAALVFAGDNAVGYMLVGGIVQKYAATPLEAGGMVGMDGGQVSLFLNLAAISWAIWTYVGAWIADKYGAKPVFIVGYILMIFASIALFPLVVMGGENPIFFVLGTCLLGIPLGFCYGPLSAWYAEVFPASVRFSGVSITYAIGAIVGGAFAPLIVQATFEANAGQWHWAAVYLAIMSAVGLVGSILLKGRHGIPLGHDMEHSGQWETWKTGDPIPEGVRTQH; encoded by the coding sequence ATGTCCAATACCTCTGATATCGACCAGTTGGCGGTGACGAGCCCGGCCGAGCGCCGGCGCGTCCTCGCCGCGACGATCGTCGGCACCACCGTTGAGTGGTACGACTTCTTCATCTACGCCTTCGCGGCGTCGCTCATCTTCAACACCCAGTTCTTTGGGCCGATGGGTGAGGCGATGGGGCCGGCCGGCCCGACGCTGATCTCGATGGCCTCGATCGGCCTCTCGTTCCTGTTCCGCCCGCTCGGCGCGTTCCTCGCCGGCCACTTCGGCGACAAGTACGGCCGCAAGCCCGTGCTCATCGCGACGCTGGTGCTCATGGGCGCGGCGACCGCGCTCATCGGTCTGCTGCCCACCGGCGATCTCGCCGCGATCAGCGCCATCGGCCTGCTCCTGCTGCGCGTGCTGCAGGGTATTTCGGCCGGTGGCGAGTGGGGCGGCGCGGCCCTTATGGCCGTCGAGACCGCCGCCGACGGTGGCCGCAACCGCGCGGGCGCCTGGCCGCAGCTCGGCGTGCCGTTCGGCATGCTGCTCGCGACCGGCATGCTCACGGTGCTGCAGATGACGCTGGGCCAGGAAGGCTTCGTCAACGGCGGCTGGCGCATCGCGTTCCTGTTCTCGGTCGTGCTGATCCTCGTCGGTTACGTCGTGCGCCGCGCGGTTGAAGAGTCGCCAGTGTTCCGCCAGATCTCGAAGATGGCGAAGAGCCAGTCGGCTCCCATTGCTGTCGTGTTCCGCAAGTACTGGCTCATTGTGATCCTCGCCGCGCTCGTCTTCGCGGGCGACAACGCGGTCGGTTACATGCTCGTCGGTGGCATCGTGCAGAAGTACGCGGCGACGCCGCTCGAAGCCGGTGGCATGGTCGGCATGGACGGCGGCCAGGTGAGTCTCTTCCTCAACCTCGCCGCGATCTCGTGGGCGATCTGGACCTACGTCGGCGCCTGGATCGCCGACAAGTACGGCGCGAAGCCGGTGTTCATCGTCGGCTACATCCTCATGATCTTCGCCTCGATCGCCCTGTTCCCGCTCGTCGTCATGGGCGGCGAGAACCCGATCTTCTTCGTGCTCGGCACCTGCCTTCTCGGCATCCCGCTCGGCTTCTGCTACGGCCCGCTCAGCGCCTGGTACGCCGAGGTGTTCCCCGCATCCGTGCGCTTCTCGGGCGTCTCAATCACCTATGCGATTGGCGCGATCGTCGGTGGCGCGTTCGCGCCGCTCATCGTGCAGGCGACCTTCGAGGCGAATGCCGGCCAGTGGCACTGGGCCGCGGTCTACCTCGCGATCATGTCGGCCGTCGGCCTCGTCGGCTCGATCCTGCTCAAGGGCCGCCACGGCATCCCGCTCGGCCACGACATGGAGCACTCGGGCCAGTGGGAGACCTGGAAGACGGGCGACCCGATCCCCGAGGGCGTGCGCACGCAGCACTAG
- the rplL gene encoding 50S ribosomal protein L7/L12 has product MAKLTAEELIEQFKELTLIELSDFVKLFEETFDVTAAAPVAVAAAGGAAAADAPAEEEKTEFDVILEAAGDKKIQVIKEVRGLTSLGLGDAKALVDGAPKPVLEGASKEDAEKAKEALEAAGATVTLK; this is encoded by the coding sequence ATGGCTAAGCTCACCGCTGAAGAGCTCATCGAGCAGTTCAAGGAGCTCACCCTCATCGAGCTCAGCGACTTCGTCAAGCTCTTCGAAGAGACCTTCGACGTCACCGCTGCTGCCCCCGTTGCTGTTGCTGCTGCTGGCGGCGCTGCTGCTGCTGACGCTCCGGCTGAGGAAGAGAAGACCGAGTTCGACGTCATTCTCGAGGCTGCTGGCGACAAGAAGATCCAGGTCATCAAGGAGGTGCGTGGTCTTACCTCGCTCGGCCTTGGCGACGCGAAGGCACTCGTTGACGGCGCTCCGAAGCCCGTCCTCGAGGGCGCAAGCAAGGAAGACGCTGAGAAGGCCAAGGAGGCCCTCGAGGCCGCCGGCGCCACCGTCACCCTCAAGTAG
- a CDS encoding helix-turn-helix domain-containing protein, whose translation MAKKLTTARVPRRERVAFWNQAVSETFVDLGCIAGNDADSIEGEIDVRSFGGLQVSTVRSTAQLVTRGRSEVAAARCDAGYLVGVQTRGRCVVTQDGRSAEIAQGSLAAYDTQRPYRLELLGEFEQVVVQVPRLVFDRMRAPETLTARAVEGAGVGSVFLSALGSLQHVDDQVGPAIASSMAQGLEHLLLAALAPLDADAGSARRRLIEAHLEEHLRDPSLSVASIAAALHLSPSSIHRTFAHDGDTLMNQVWNRRLDGAYRDLAQCPKDVTLTQLAHSWGFANSAHFSRAFKARFGAPPSQLRHPRIR comes from the coding sequence ATGGCCAAGAAATTGACGACGGCGAGGGTTCCGCGGCGCGAGCGCGTCGCGTTCTGGAATCAGGCAGTGTCGGAGACCTTCGTCGACCTCGGTTGCATCGCCGGCAATGACGCCGACAGCATCGAGGGCGAGATCGACGTGCGGTCGTTCGGCGGGCTGCAGGTTTCGACGGTGCGGTCGACGGCGCAGCTCGTGACGCGCGGGCGTTCCGAGGTGGCGGCCGCGCGGTGCGACGCTGGCTACCTGGTCGGGGTGCAAACCCGGGGTCGGTGCGTCGTGACGCAGGACGGCCGGAGCGCCGAGATCGCGCAGGGGTCGCTTGCCGCCTATGACACGCAGCGACCGTATCGGCTCGAGTTGCTCGGTGAGTTTGAGCAAGTTGTGGTGCAGGTTCCGCGGCTGGTGTTCGACCGGATGCGCGCTCCCGAAACGCTGACCGCGCGCGCCGTCGAGGGGGCCGGAGTGGGCAGCGTGTTTCTGTCGGCGCTCGGCTCGCTGCAGCACGTCGATGACCAGGTCGGCCCCGCCATTGCGTCGTCGATGGCGCAGGGGCTCGAGCACCTGCTGTTGGCGGCGCTCGCACCGCTCGACGCCGACGCGGGTTCGGCGCGACGTCGGCTCATCGAGGCGCATCTTGAGGAGCACTTGCGGGACCCGTCGCTCAGCGTCGCGTCGATCGCCGCGGCGCTGCACTTGTCGCCGAGCAGCATCCACCGGACGTTCGCGCACGACGGCGACACGCTCATGAACCAGGTCTGGAACCGGCGCCTCGACGGCGCGTACCGCGACCTCGCGCAGTGCCCGAAAGACGTGACGCTCACGCAACTCGCGCACTCGTGGGGCTTCGCGAATTCCGCGCACTTCAGCCGTGCGTTCAAGGCACGCTTCGGCGCACCGCCGTCGCAACTGCGCCACCCCCGCATCCGCTAG
- the rplJ gene encoding 50S ribosomal protein L10, with the protein MATKEATVAELVERFQGSNAVVLTEYRGLTVAQLKELRRSLGENATYAVAKNTLAKIAANKAGFEGLDDNFAGPTAIAFVTGEVVDAAKALRDFAKDNPLLVIKGGYFDGKPLTPEEVNKLADLESRETLLGKLAGAFKASLFGAAYMFTAPASKAVRTVDALRAKQEETAE; encoded by the coding sequence ATGGCGACCAAGGAGGCAACCGTCGCTGAGCTCGTGGAGCGATTCCAGGGCTCAAACGCCGTTGTGCTGACTGAGTACCGCGGTCTCACCGTTGCACAGCTCAAGGAGCTGCGCCGTTCGCTCGGTGAGAACGCAACCTACGCCGTGGCAAAGAACACGCTCGCCAAGATCGCAGCCAACAAGGCTGGGTTCGAGGGTCTCGACGACAACTTCGCTGGTCCGACCGCTATTGCGTTCGTCACCGGTGAGGTCGTTGACGCGGCCAAGGCGCTGCGCGACTTTGCCAAGGACAACCCTCTCCTGGTGATTAAGGGCGGCTACTTCGACGGTAAGCCGCTCACCCCGGAAGAGGTCAACAAGCTCGCCGACCTCGAGTCCCGCGAAACGCTGCTCGGCAAGCTTGCCGGCGCATTCAAGGCCTCGCTGTTCGGTGCCGCGTACATGTTCACCGCGCCCGCGTCGAAGGCGGTTCGTACCGTCGACGCGCTGCGTGCAAAGCAGGAAGAGACCGCGGAGTAG
- the rplA gene encoding 50S ribosomal protein L1 — protein sequence MAKNSKAYRAAAEKIEEGKVYDLASAAQLAKDTSSAKFDSTVEVALRLAVDPRKADQMVRGTVSLPHGTGKTARVIVFAQGPAAEAALAAGADEVGSDELIAKVADGWTDFDSAVATPDMMGKVGRLGKVLGPRGLMPNPKTGTVTPDAAKAVTEIKGGKIEFRVDKHSNLHFIAGKASFGAEQLTENLQAALDEVIRLKPASAKGRYVQKAVVSTTFGPSIPLDVSAF from the coding sequence ATGGCAAAGAATTCCAAGGCGTACCGCGCCGCGGCAGAGAAGATTGAAGAGGGCAAGGTCTACGACCTTGCCTCGGCCGCGCAGCTCGCGAAGGACACTTCGTCGGCGAAGTTCGACAGCACCGTCGAGGTCGCACTGCGCCTCGCCGTTGACCCGCGCAAGGCCGACCAGATGGTGCGCGGCACCGTCAGCCTCCCGCACGGCACCGGTAAGACCGCTCGCGTCATCGTGTTCGCGCAGGGCCCGGCCGCTGAGGCCGCCCTCGCCGCGGGCGCCGACGAGGTCGGCAGCGACGAACTCATCGCGAAGGTCGCTGACGGCTGGACCGACTTCGACTCGGCCGTCGCCACCCCCGACATGATGGGCAAGGTCGGTCGTCTCGGTAAGGTGCTTGGTCCCCGTGGCCTCATGCCGAACCCGAAGACCGGCACCGTGACCCCGGACGCAGCGAAGGCTGTCACCGAGATCAAGGGCGGCAAGATCGAGTTCCGCGTCGACAAGCACTCGAACCTGCACTTCATCGCGGGCAAGGCGTCGTTCGGCGCCGAGCAGCTCACCGAGAACCTGCAGGCCGCGCTCGACGAGGTCATCCGCCTCAAGCCGGCTTCGGCGAAGGGCCGCTACGTGCAGAAGGCTGTCGTCTCGACGACCTTCGGTCCGTCGATCCCCCTCGACGTTTCGGCGTTCTAA
- a CDS encoding NADP-dependent oxidoreductase: MSETMRAVVVNEFGGPEVLRLGEVPMPKVVNSDTLVRVHAAGLNPIDVKTRAGKGASGAIERMPWVPGGEFAGVVEKASYELAPFQPGDEVYGMLLTPRYQGAHGDYVSVPFMSLAHKPKSLTMLEAGGVPLAALTAWAAVVEAARVHSGQRMLVHAGAGGVGHFAVQLAAFYGADVVTTASGRNHDWLTDLGASQVIDYTSERFEEAIDEPVDVVIDLIGNVQDNTGSRSLEVLRDGGLVVNVPTGSWPTMHEETEAAGRELRASTLKLSPEGRILTTIAQLFDQGDLQTHLDASFPLSQARAAHEQLEQGHTRGKIVFDLTAE, translated from the coding sequence ATGTCTGAAACGATGCGCGCCGTTGTAGTCAATGAATTTGGTGGCCCCGAGGTTCTGCGGCTCGGCGAGGTGCCGATGCCGAAGGTCGTGAACAGTGACACGCTCGTGCGCGTGCACGCGGCCGGCCTCAATCCGATCGACGTGAAGACCCGCGCGGGCAAGGGCGCGTCGGGGGCCATCGAGCGGATGCCCTGGGTACCCGGCGGCGAGTTCGCCGGCGTCGTCGAGAAGGCGTCGTACGAGCTCGCGCCGTTCCAGCCCGGCGACGAGGTCTACGGCATGCTGCTCACCCCGCGCTACCAGGGCGCGCACGGCGACTATGTGTCGGTGCCGTTCATGTCGCTCGCGCACAAGCCGAAGTCGCTCACGATGCTCGAGGCCGGCGGCGTGCCGCTCGCCGCGCTCACGGCGTGGGCCGCGGTGGTTGAGGCCGCGCGCGTCCACAGCGGCCAGCGGATGCTCGTGCACGCCGGCGCGGGCGGCGTCGGCCACTTCGCGGTGCAGCTCGCGGCGTTCTACGGCGCGGACGTGGTGACCACCGCATCCGGCCGGAACCACGACTGGCTCACCGATCTCGGCGCGAGCCAGGTGATCGACTACACCTCGGAACGCTTCGAGGAGGCGATCGACGAGCCGGTCGACGTCGTCATCGACCTCATCGGCAACGTGCAGGACAACACGGGCAGCCGCTCGCTCGAGGTGCTCCGCGACGGCGGCCTCGTCGTGAACGTACCCACCGGCTCGTGGCCGACGATGCACGAGGAGACCGAGGCCGCGGGCCGCGAGCTGCGCGCATCCACGCTCAAGCTCTCGCCCGAGGGGCGCATCCTCACCACCATCGCGCAGCTCTTCGACCAGGGCGACCTGCAGACGCACCTCGACGCGAGCTTCCCGCTCAGCCAGGCGCGCGCGGCCCACGAGCAGCTCGAGCAGGGGCACACGCGCGGCAAGATCGTGTTCGACCTCACTGCCGAATAG
- a CDS encoding 1-phosphofructokinase family hexose kinase: protein MPAVVSLTPAPVIDRTYFVESFDTGKVNRATEIQEFLSGKGINVSRTLRIAGVSTSAVLPVGREDEHLLFRTPFPQVLRILPVPGRMRVNTAILEPEGRTTNVNQKAVPLHERDWDAVVDMTLQEIRALRADWLVVSGSVPKLVESGEKIDFTRLFSEARRIGTRVAVDTSGSSLETWATSGLVDCIKPNADEMATLVKRHLNTVGDVLEAAREVIERAGLEVVLVSMGGDGAMVVTRDEALWGYAKAPQVVNTTGAGDASLAGFVGHSIQGPGQRGGQADYGELPALALKSGLSKAVIYGAMAVSVPTTIIDSLDGAPTAEITVPDPDRPLSEPTKFFETPSA, encoded by the coding sequence ATGCCTGCTGTAGTTTCGCTCACCCCGGCCCCCGTGATCGATCGCACCTATTTCGTGGAAAGCTTCGACACCGGCAAGGTGAACCGCGCGACCGAGATTCAGGAGTTTCTCTCGGGCAAGGGCATCAACGTGTCGCGCACGCTGCGCATCGCCGGCGTCTCGACCTCGGCAGTGCTGCCGGTCGGGCGCGAGGACGAGCACCTGCTGTTCCGCACGCCGTTCCCGCAGGTGCTGCGCATTCTGCCGGTGCCGGGGCGGATGCGCGTGAACACCGCGATTCTCGAGCCCGAGGGCCGCACGACGAACGTGAACCAAAAGGCCGTGCCGCTGCACGAGCGCGACTGGGATGCCGTGGTCGACATGACGCTGCAGGAGATTCGCGCGCTGCGCGCTGACTGGCTCGTCGTGTCGGGCTCTGTGCCGAAGCTCGTCGAGTCGGGCGAGAAGATCGACTTCACCCGGCTGTTCAGTGAGGCGCGCCGCATCGGCACGCGCGTCGCCGTCGACACCTCGGGCTCGTCGCTCGAGACGTGGGCAACTTCGGGCCTTGTCGACTGCATCAAGCCGAACGCTGACGAGATGGCGACGCTCGTGAAGCGGCATCTCAACACCGTCGGCGACGTGCTCGAGGCGGCGCGCGAGGTGATCGAGCGCGCGGGGCTCGAGGTCGTGCTCGTGTCGATGGGCGGCGACGGCGCGATGGTGGTCACCCGCGACGAGGCGCTGTGGGGCTACGCGAAGGCGCCGCAGGTCGTGAACACGACGGGCGCCGGGGATGCGTCGCTCGCGGGCTTCGTCGGCCACTCGATTCAAGGCCCGGGGCAGCGCGGCGGGCAGGCCGACTACGGCGAGCTGCCCGCGTTGGCGCTCAAGTCGGGGCTGTCGAAGGCCGTCATCTACGGGGCCATGGCGGTGTCGGTGCCGACGACGATCATCGACTCGCTCGACGGCGCCCCGACCGCCGAGATCACGGTGCCCGACCCGGACCGCCCCCTCAGCGAGCCCACCAAGTTCTTCGAAACCCCTTCCGCCTAA
- a CDS encoding YqaJ viral recombinase family protein — translation MVVFRPAPDEALSSTRTDDYAPLALAAPPSVTNAATEEIEASLRALSERASFTVSETMPASEPTAPASGTLWRAGLVDELLNPRPTGELAARVVCADSDREEWLRHRKVGITATDAARLATPASVRAVVNDKLYGGSFTGNAFTEYGKKREPEIQKWVREQHGIGSCGFLIRSAENPRHLATPDGLAQRGGEALLAEIKTTNKSWAKIPRNYLRQIYWQQYVVGAERTLFVWEHHKNFVVQDPEPRAVWIERDDAEIARLVGLANEVLERLALS, via the coding sequence ATGGTAGTTTTCCGGCCGGCACCCGACGAAGCTCTTTCGTCGACCCGAACCGACGACTACGCGCCGCTCGCTCTTGCCGCGCCGCCGAGCGTCACAAACGCCGCGACCGAAGAGATCGAGGCGAGCCTGCGCGCCCTGAGTGAGCGCGCATCCTTCACCGTCTCCGAGACGATGCCAGCGAGCGAGCCTACCGCGCCCGCGAGTGGCACGCTCTGGCGCGCTGGCCTTGTTGACGAGCTGCTCAACCCGCGCCCCACGGGCGAGCTCGCGGCGCGTGTCGTCTGCGCCGACTCTGACCGCGAGGAGTGGCTGCGCCACCGCAAGGTCGGCATCACCGCGACCGACGCGGCGCGACTCGCAACCCCCGCATCCGTTCGTGCCGTCGTGAACGACAAGCTCTATGGCGGCAGCTTCACGGGCAACGCGTTCACGGAGTATGGCAAGAAGCGCGAGCCCGAGATCCAAAAGTGGGTACGCGAGCAGCACGGCATCGGCAGTTGCGGTTTCCTCATACGCTCCGCCGAGAACCCGCGCCACCTCGCGACCCCCGATGGGCTCGCGCAGCGCGGTGGCGAGGCCCTGCTTGCCGAGATCAAGACGACGAACAAATCGTGGGCGAAGATTCCTCGTAACTACCTGCGGCAGATCTACTGGCAGCAGTACGTGGTGGGGGCCGAGCGCACCCTGTTCGTGTGGGAGCACCACAAGAACTTTGTAGTGCAGGACCCAGAGCCCCGCGCCGTCTGGATCGAGCGCGACGATGCCGAGATCGCGCGCCTCGTTGGCCTCGCGAACGAGGTGCTCGAGCGGCTCGCGCTCTCGTAA
- a CDS encoding NAD(P)H-hydrate epimerase, with the protein MRIGYLAAQIREAELPLLERGVPLMLRAAQALADQISSVLPDPATARVLVLAGGGDNGADATYTASLLAAAGTQVEVVAVKGTLHEKAEAAARDAGVELVFEQDPAGVAARVAGADVLVDGVLGIGSGGAAAGGSPALREPLRSVMVAVKAAAAEADPLIIAVDIPSGIDPDDGAVPDPDAVLGAHLTITFIGLKAGLLLEPAKSFAGKVWLEPIGAMQGLLGKTPAVQLP; encoded by the coding sequence ATGCGCATCGGATACCTGGCAGCCCAGATTCGTGAGGCCGAACTGCCCCTCCTCGAGCGCGGCGTGCCCCTGATGCTGCGGGCGGCGCAGGCCCTCGCCGACCAGATCTCGAGCGTGCTGCCCGACCCGGCGACGGCGCGCGTGCTCGTGCTCGCCGGCGGCGGCGACAACGGCGCGGACGCGACCTACACCGCGTCGCTGCTCGCCGCCGCGGGCACCCAGGTCGAGGTCGTCGCGGTGAAGGGCACGCTGCACGAGAAGGCCGAAGCAGCGGCGCGCGATGCGGGCGTCGAGCTGGTGTTCGAGCAAGACCCAGCCGGGGTCGCGGCCCGAGTTGCTGGCGCGGATGTGCTGGTTGACGGCGTACTCGGCATCGGTTCGGGCGGGGCTGCGGCCGGCGGCTCGCCCGCCTTACGCGAACCGCTGCGCTCGGTGATGGTCGCGGTGAAGGCAGCGGCCGCGGAGGCCGACCCGCTCATCATCGCCGTCGATATTCCGTCGGGTATCGACCCCGACGATGGTGCGGTGCCCGACCCGGACGCGGTGCTCGGCGCCCACTTGACGATCACCTTTATCGGTCTGAAGGCAGGGTTGCTGCTCGAACCCGCGAAGTCGTTCGCGGGCAAGGTGTGGCTCGAACCAATCGGTGCAATGCAGGGGCTGCTCGGCAAGACGCCCGCGGTGCAGTTGCCCTAG
- a CDS encoding carbon-nitrogen hydrolase family protein, which translates to MTHPAFKAAAIQAAPVFLDLDATIDKAIGYIAEAAAEGASLVAFPEVWFPGYPWYAWLDVPAVWMQKYAQRYFDNSLEYGTPQADRLSKAARDHNIMVSAGISERSGGSLYIAQWLIGADGRTITQRRKLKPTHVERVIYGEGDGSDLVVAETELGRVGGLCCWEHFQPLSKYAMYAQHEQVHIGAWPSFSLYEGGAYALGAEVNTSASRTYAVEGQTFVIAPCATVSQEMVDEMCETDLQRQLLKVGGGHARIFGPDGQQLHESLAPDAEGLVYADLDLGAISVAKVAGDPVGHYSRPDATRLVVNRTPRIPMTDSLAPRSRDTVDSFAEELDELEQPVE; encoded by the coding sequence ATGACACACCCAGCGTTCAAGGCGGCCGCGATTCAGGCTGCACCTGTTTTTCTTGACCTCGATGCGACGATCGACAAGGCGATTGGTTACATCGCCGAGGCGGCGGCCGAGGGCGCGTCGCTCGTCGCGTTCCCGGAGGTATGGTTCCCGGGCTACCCCTGGTATGCCTGGCTCGACGTGCCGGCCGTGTGGATGCAGAAGTACGCGCAACGCTATTTCGACAACTCGCTTGAGTACGGCACGCCCCAGGCTGATCGTCTCTCGAAGGCCGCGCGCGACCACAACATCATGGTGTCGGCGGGCATCAGCGAGCGTAGCGGTGGCAGCCTCTACATCGCGCAGTGGCTCATCGGCGCCGATGGTCGCACGATCACCCAGCGCCGTAAGCTCAAGCCGACCCACGTCGAGCGGGTGATCTACGGCGAGGGCGACGGCTCCGACCTCGTCGTTGCCGAAACCGAGCTCGGCCGCGTCGGCGGGCTCTGCTGCTGGGAGCACTTCCAGCCCCTGTCGAAATACGCGATGTACGCGCAGCACGAGCAGGTGCACATCGGCGCCTGGCCGAGCTTCTCGCTCTACGAGGGCGGCGCCTACGCGCTCGGCGCCGAGGTGAATACCTCCGCGTCGCGCACCTACGCCGTCGAGGGGCAGACCTTCGTGATCGCGCCGTGCGCGACGGTGTCGCAAGAGATGGTTGACGAGATGTGCGAAACTGACCTGCAGCGCCAGCTGCTCAAAGTTGGCGGCGGCCACGCGCGCATCTTCGGCCCTGACGGCCAGCAGCTGCACGAGAGCCTCGCGCCGGATGCTGAGGGTCTCGTCTACGCCGACCTCGACCTCGGCGCGATTTCGGTGGCGAAGGTCGCCGGCGACCCGGTCGGTCACTACTCGCGCCCTGACGCGACGCGCCTCGTCGTAAACCGCACCCCGCGCATCCCCATGACCGATTCGCTGGCGCCGCGCTCCCGCGACACCGTTGACTCGTTCGCTGAAGAACTCGACGAACTCGAGCAGCCGGTCGAGTAG